One window of Sardina pilchardus chromosome 2, fSarPil1.1, whole genome shotgun sequence genomic DNA carries:
- the LOC134100766 gene encoding NAD(P)(+)--arginine ADP-ribosyltransferase 2-like, with protein sequence MKAHILMLVMVTTTMGYRVLDLYKAWPLDIAPNSIDDIYSSCTEEMSDGISGYLANDMNANPDFKIAWKNAEKNNKHTNPENNLTVNHMIAIRVYVSGGRYEIYNKFNAAVREGRNIYKTTKFTYKALHFLLTDALKLLKENQQQRKNQKQKENRIQKENQKQCMTTYRRTNVDFDTNVKEIRFGSFTSTSLSKDLDRFGDKSCFQIYTCHGAALGNYSHLPKEEEVLIPPYEKFRVVRDKRNAWCREVYKLTSTGILSNLDCALYKTLYA encoded by the exons ATGAAGGCCCATATTCTGATGCTGGTCATGGTGACTACAACAATG GGTTACAGGGTGCTTGATCTATACAAGGCATGGCCCTTAGACATAGCACCCAACTCTATTGATGACATCTACTCTTCCTGCACAGAGGAAATGTCCGATGGGATCTCTGGTTATCTGGCCAATGACATGAATGCAAATCCTGATTTTAAAATAGCATGGAAAAATGCAGAGAAGAATAACAAGCACACAAATCCAGAAAATAATCTGACTGTAAACCATATGATTGCCATCCGAGTGTACGTCAGCGGGGGACGTTATGAGATCTACAACAAGTTTAATGCAGCTGTGCGTGAGGGCAGGAATATTTACAAGACAACCAAGTTCACCTACAAGGCTCTCCACTTCCTGCTGACTGATGCCCTCAAGCTCCTGAAAGAGAACCAACAGCAGAGAAAGAACCAAAAGCAAAAAGAGAACCGAATCCAGAAAGAGAACCAAAAGCAGTGCATGACCACCTACCGTAGAACCAATGTGGACTTTGACACAAATGTCAAGGAGATCCGATTCGGAAGCTTCACATCGACCTCTCTCAGTAAAGATCTCGACCGTTTTGGTGATAAGTCCTGTTTCCAAATATATACCTGTCATGGTGCTGCTCTGGGGAATTACTCACATTTGCCTAAAGAGGAAGAGGTGTTGATCCCACCTTATGAGAAATTTAGAGTTGTGAGGGATAAAAGAAACGCATGGTGTCGTGAAGTGTACAAGCTGACCAGCACTGGTATCCTTAGTAATTTGGATTGTGCACTATATAAGACACTGTATGCGTAG
- the LOC134100774 gene encoding ecto-ADP-ribosyltransferase 5-like isoform X1, which produces MKSHILMLVMVTTTMGYRVLDLHKAWPLDMAPNSIDDAYTTCTKKMSKKISDYLKSDMNASTDFKKAWNAAVKKCKKPENGLNVNHAIAIRVYVSGGPNEIYGKFNAAVRTGRDIYKTKFSYKALHFLLTDALKLLKENQKQKENQKQCMTTYRRTKEDFDKNVAKKEIRFGSFTSTSLRDDLAHFGQKSCFKIWTCHGAALGNYSHLSEEEVLIPPYEKFLVESVEVLKEKVRWCDVVYTLTSTGTLSNLDCALMQNNV; this is translated from the exons ATGAAGTCCCATATTCTGATGCTGGTCATGGTGACTACAACaatg GGTTACAGGGTGCTTGATCTACATAAGGCATGGCCCTTAGATATGGCACCCAACTCCATTGATGACGCCTACACCACCTGCACAAAGAAAATGTCCAAGAAGATCTCAGATTATCTTAAGAGTGACATGAATGCAAGTACTGATTTTAAAAAAGCATGGAACGCTGCAGTGAAGAAGTGCAAAAAGCCAGAAAATGGTCTGAATGTAAACCATGCGATTGCCATCCGAGTGTACGTCAGCGGGGGACCTAATGAGATCTACGGCAAGTTTAATGCAGCTGTGCGTACCGGCAGGGATATTTACAAAACCAAATTCAGCTACAAGGCTCTCCACTTCCTGCTAACTGATGCCCTCAAGCTCCTGAAGGAGAACCAGAAGCAGAAAGAGAACCAAAAGCAGTGCATGACCACCTACCGTAGAACCAAAGAGGACTTTGACAAAAATGTCGCCAAGAAGGAGATCCGATTCGGAAGCTTCACATCCACCTCTCTCCGTGATGATCTCGCCCATTTTGGCCAGAAGTCCTGCTTCAAAATCTGGACCTGTCATGGTGCTGCTCTGGGGAATTACTCACATTTGTCTGAGGAAGAGGTTTTGATCCCACCCTATGAGAAATTTCTTGTTGAGAGTGTTGAAGTGCTTAAAGAGAAAGTGCGATGGTGTGATGTAGTGTACACACTGACCAGCACTGGTACTCTGAGTAATTTGGATTGTGCACTAATGCAAAACAATGTGTAG
- the dok1a gene encoding docking protein 1, which yields MDTHVKRGEVYLQHQKHDEKWRRMWLVLYPSSRRGVARLEMSDADGGGDKLSAVVRSRHPERRVVRLAECVSVVQLPPHAEACPGDNMAAFCVETGERRLVFAAERDSCADWVERMCQIAFPMDTGNGDVQNQKLQMEENQIYVSTDEISEFRVNVQTTEASARCGLKGAYWLQAGAECLVLKDLESHRTVLEWPYNLLRRYGRDKMVFLIEAGRRCESGPGAFTFETRQGDDIFSRIETAVQEQRSSALAGVKRRPNSPLPSIPNSAAAALAGVSSDSSSRVVSNSINSVGAGEPIYTDPATVISFSKPMLSNALEPPDSPEIVYAEPMDAIITPYPMRPDQPSAPPPTIVLSETSEPVYSSPVNCVCPPLDPDRCDDDAEPVYSEVSDKMPDVAFPLQSQPEAVYSEPHKAANPETDVSQSGVRGGLTENKPMDDPSALYSKVNKPPKLPKTLSVQVNKPPKLSQTRHRLPHHGQPTPDIVYEDLGLI from the exons ATGGACACGCACGTAAAACGAGGAGAAGTCTACTTACAGCACCAGAAACATGACGAG AAGTGGAGGAGGATGTGGCTGGTGCTGTACCCCTCCAGCCGGCGGGGAGTGGCCCGACTGGAGATGTCGGACGCGGACGGCGGTGGCGATAAGCTGTCAGCGGTGGTGCGATCCAGGCACCCAGAGCGACGCGTGGTGCGGCTGGccgaatgtgtgagtgtggtgcaGCTGCCCCCCCACGCCGAGGCTTGCCCCGGAGACAACATGGCCGCTTTCTGTGTGGAGACAGGGGAACGCCGGCTGGTGTTTGCCGCTGAGAGGGACAGCTGTGCCGACTGGGTGGAGAGGATGTGCCAGATTGCCTTCCCG atgGACACTGGAAATGGAGATGTCCAGAATCAGAAGCTTCAGATGGAAGAAAATCAAATCTACGTTTCCACAGatgaga TATCTGAGTTCAGAGTGAACGTCCAGACAACTGAGGCATCTGCTCGTTGTGGCCTAAAGGGGGCGTACTGGCTCCAGGCTGGTGCAGAGTGTCTGGTGCTCAAGGATCTGGAgagccacaggacagtgctgGAGTGGCCCTACAACCTGTTGCGTCGTTACGGTAGAGACAAG ATGGTCTTTTTGATAGAAGCTGGCCGGCGCTGTGAGTCGGGTCCAGGAGCGTTCACCTTTGAGACCCGGCAGGGAGACGACATCTTCAGCCGCATTGAGACAGCAGTGCAGGAGCAGAGGTCCAGTGCTCTGGCAGGAGTCAAGCGTAGGCCCAACTCACCCCTGCCCAGCATACCCAACAGTGCCGCCGCCGCCCTGGCTGGGGTGTCAAGCGACTCCAGCTCCAGGGTTGTGTCCAATTCAATTAACAGTGTTGGGGCGGGCGAGCCAATTTATACGGATCCAGCCACCGTGATCAGCTTCTCCAAGCCCATGTTGTCAAATGCCTTAGAACCCCCCGACTCACCTGAGATAGTGTATGCTGAGCCAATGGATGCCATCATAACTCCTTACCCCATGAGACCAGACCAACCCTCCGCCCCTCCTCCCACCATTGTCCTCAGCGAGACCTCCGAGCCGGTGTACTCCAGCcctgtgaactgtgtgtgcCCGCCCCTGGACCCTGATCGctgtgatgatgatgctgaGCCAGTGTACTCTGAGGTTTCCGATAAGATGCCTGACGTTGCATTTCCACTCCAAAGCCAGCCGGAGGCAGTGTACAGCGAGCCACACAAGGCTGCAAACCCAGAAACAGATGTGTCACAAAGTGGTGTCAGAGGCGGGCTGACAGAGAACAAGCCAATGGATGACCCTTCAGCCTTGTACAGCAAAGTCAACAAACCCCCAAAGCTTCCTAAGACCCTTAGTGTCCAGGTTAACAAACCACCAAAACTTTCCCAAACCAGACATAGACTACCCCACCATGGACAACCTACCCCAGATATAGTCTATGAGGACCTGGGGCTTATTTGA
- the LOC134100774 gene encoding ecto-ADP-ribosyltransferase 5-like isoform X2, whose product MAPNSIDDAYTTCTKKMSKKISDYLKSDMNASTDFKKAWNAAVKKCKKPENGLNVNHAIAIRVYVSGGPNEIYGKFNAAVRTGRDIYKTKFSYKALHFLLTDALKLLKENQKQKENQKQCMTTYRRTKEDFDKNVAKKEIRFGSFTSTSLRDDLAHFGQKSCFKIWTCHGAALGNYSHLSEEEVLIPPYEKFLVESVEVLKEKVRWCDVVYTLTSTGTLSNLDCALMQNNV is encoded by the coding sequence ATGGCACCCAACTCCATTGATGACGCCTACACCACCTGCACAAAGAAAATGTCCAAGAAGATCTCAGATTATCTTAAGAGTGACATGAATGCAAGTACTGATTTTAAAAAAGCATGGAACGCTGCAGTGAAGAAGTGCAAAAAGCCAGAAAATGGTCTGAATGTAAACCATGCGATTGCCATCCGAGTGTACGTCAGCGGGGGACCTAATGAGATCTACGGCAAGTTTAATGCAGCTGTGCGTACCGGCAGGGATATTTACAAAACCAAATTCAGCTACAAGGCTCTCCACTTCCTGCTAACTGATGCCCTCAAGCTCCTGAAGGAGAACCAGAAGCAGAAAGAGAACCAAAAGCAGTGCATGACCACCTACCGTAGAACCAAAGAGGACTTTGACAAAAATGTCGCCAAGAAGGAGATCCGATTCGGAAGCTTCACATCCACCTCTCTCCGTGATGATCTCGCCCATTTTGGCCAGAAGTCCTGCTTCAAAATCTGGACCTGTCATGGTGCTGCTCTGGGGAATTACTCACATTTGTCTGAGGAAGAGGTTTTGATCCCACCCTATGAGAAATTTCTTGTTGAGAGTGTTGAAGTGCTTAAAGAGAAAGTGCGATGGTGTGATGTAGTGTACACACTGACCAGCACTGGTACTCTGAGTAATTTGGATTGTGCACTAATGCAAAACAATGTGTAG